One Canis lupus familiaris isolate Mischka breed German Shepherd chromosome 20, alternate assembly UU_Cfam_GSD_1.0, whole genome shotgun sequence genomic region harbors:
- the PTBP1 gene encoding polypyrimidine tract-binding protein 1 isoform X2, with protein sequence MDGIVPDIAVGTKRGSDELFSACVTNGPFIMSSNSASAANGNDSKKFKGDNRSAGVPSRVIHIRKLPGDVTEGEVISLGLPFGKVTNLLMLKGKNQAFIEMNTEEAANTMVNYYTSVTPVLRGQPIYIQFSNHKELKTDSSPNQARAQAALQAVNSVQSGNLALAASAAAVDAGMAMAGQSPVLRIIVENLFYPVTLDVLHQIFSKFGTVLKIITFTKNNQFQALLQYADPVSAQHAKLSLDGQNIYNACCTLRIDFSKLTSLNVKYNNDKSRDYTRPDLPSGDSQPSLDQTMAAAFGLSVPNVHGALAPLAIPSAAAAAAAAGRIAIPGLAGAGNSVLLVSNLNPERVTPQSLFILFGVYGDVQRVKILFNKKENALVQMADGSQAQLAMSHLNGHKLHGKPVRITLSKHQNVQLPREGQEDQGLTKDYGNSPLHRFKKPGSKNFQNIFPPSATLHLSNIPPSVSEDDLKILFSSNGGIVKGFKFFQKDRKMALIQMGSVEEAIQALIDLHNHDLGENHHLRVSFSKSTI encoded by the exons CGGGGATCCGACGAgcttttctctgcctgtgtcactaACGGACCCTTTATCATGAGCAGCAACTCGGCCTCTGCAG CAAATGGGAACGACAGCAAGAAATTCAAGGGTGACAACAGAAGTGCAGGTGTGCCCTCCAGAGTGATCCACATCCGGAAGCTCCCTGGGGACGTCACGGAGGGCGAGGTCATTTCCCTGGGACTGCCCTTCGGGAAGGTCACCAACCTCCtgatgctgaaaggaaaaaatcag GCCTTCATCGAGATGAACACAGAGGAGGCCGCCAACACCATGGTGAACTATTACACCTCCGTGACGCCTGTGCTGCGAGGCCAGCCCATCTACATCCAGTTCTCTAACCACAAGGAGCTCAAGACGGACAGCTCGCCCAACCAGGCA cgAGCCCAGGCAGCGCTACAGGCCGTGAACTCCGTGCAGTCAGGAAACCTGGCCCTGGCTGCCTCGGCTGCCGCGGTGGATGCTGGGATGGCCATGGCTGGCCAGAGCCCGGTGCTCCGGATCATCGTGGAGAACCTCTTCTACCCAGTGACTTTGGACGTGCTCCACCAG ATCTTCTCCAAGTTTGGCACCGTTTTGAAAATCATCACTTTCACCAAGAATAACCAGTTTCAGGCGCTGCTGCAGTATGCCGACCCTGTGAGCGCCCAGCATGCCAAGCTG TCGCTGGACGGCCAGAACATCTACAACGCCTGCTGCACGCTCCGCATCGACTTCTCCAAGCTCACCAGCCTCAACGTCAAGTACAACAACGACAAGAGTCGTGACTACACGCGCCCAGACCTGCCCTCTGGCGACAGCCAGCCCTCGCTGGACCAGACCATGGCTGCTGCCTTCG gcCTCTCCGTTCCTAACGTGCACGGGGCCCTGGCTCCTCTAGCCATCCCGtcggcggcagcggcggcagcagcggcagGCCGGATCGCCATCCCGGGCCTGGCAGGGGCAGGAAATTCTGTCCTCCTGGTCAGCAACCTCAACCCCGAG AGAGTCACACCCCAAAGCCTCTTTATTCTTTTCG GCGTGTACGGCGACGTGCAGCGGGTGAAGATCTTGTTCAATAAGAAGGAGAACGCCCTGGTGCAGATGGCCGACGGGAGCCAGGCTCAGCTGG ccatGAGCCACCTGAACGGGCACAAGCTGCACGGGAAGCCGGTGCGCATTACGCTGTCCAAGCACCAGAACGTGCAGCTGCCCCGCGAGGGCCAGGAGGACCAGGGCCTCACCAAGGACTACGGCAATTCACCCCTGCACCGCTTCAAGAAGCCGGGCTCCAAGAACTTCCAGAACATCTTTCCACCCTCGGCCACCCTGCACCTGTCCAACATCCC GCCCTCTGTGTCCGAGGATGACCTCAAGATCCTCTTCTCCAGCAATGGCGGGATCGTCAAGGGCTTCAAGTTCTTCCA gaaGGACCGCAAGATGGCCCTGATCCAGATGGGTTCGGTGGAGGAGGCCATCCAGGCGCTCATCGACCTGCACAACCACGACCTGGGCGAGAACCACCACCTGCGGGTCTCCTTCTCCAAGTCCACCATCTAG
- the PTBP1 gene encoding polypyrimidine tract-binding protein 1 isoform X1: MDGIVPDIAVGTKRGSDELFSACVTNGPFIMSSNSASAANGNDSKKFKGDNRSAGVPSRVIHIRKLPGDVTEGEVISLGLPFGKVTNLLMLKGKNQAFIEMNTEEAANTMVNYYTSVTPVLRGQPIYIQFSNHKELKTDSSPNQARAQAALQAVNSVQSGNLALAASAAAVDAGMAMAGQSPVLRIIVENLFYPVTLDVLHQIFSKFGTVLKIITFTKNNQFQALLQYADPVSAQHAKLSLDGQNIYNACCTLRIDFSKLTSLNVKYNNDKSRDYTRPDLPSGDSQPSLDQTMAAAFGAPGIMSASPYAGAGFPPTFAIPQAAGLSVPNVHGALAPLAIPSAAAAAAAAGRIAIPGLAGAGNSVLLVSNLNPERVTPQSLFILFGVYGDVQRVKILFNKKENALVQMADGSQAQLAMSHLNGHKLHGKPVRITLSKHQNVQLPREGQEDQGLTKDYGNSPLHRFKKPGSKNFQNIFPPSATLHLSNIPPSVSEDDLKILFSSNGGIVKGFKFFQKDRKMALIQMGSVEEAIQALIDLHNHDLGENHHLRVSFSKSTI; this comes from the exons CGGGGATCCGACGAgcttttctctgcctgtgtcactaACGGACCCTTTATCATGAGCAGCAACTCGGCCTCTGCAG CAAATGGGAACGACAGCAAGAAATTCAAGGGTGACAACAGAAGTGCAGGTGTGCCCTCCAGAGTGATCCACATCCGGAAGCTCCCTGGGGACGTCACGGAGGGCGAGGTCATTTCCCTGGGACTGCCCTTCGGGAAGGTCACCAACCTCCtgatgctgaaaggaaaaaatcag GCCTTCATCGAGATGAACACAGAGGAGGCCGCCAACACCATGGTGAACTATTACACCTCCGTGACGCCTGTGCTGCGAGGCCAGCCCATCTACATCCAGTTCTCTAACCACAAGGAGCTCAAGACGGACAGCTCGCCCAACCAGGCA cgAGCCCAGGCAGCGCTACAGGCCGTGAACTCCGTGCAGTCAGGAAACCTGGCCCTGGCTGCCTCGGCTGCCGCGGTGGATGCTGGGATGGCCATGGCTGGCCAGAGCCCGGTGCTCCGGATCATCGTGGAGAACCTCTTCTACCCAGTGACTTTGGACGTGCTCCACCAG ATCTTCTCCAAGTTTGGCACCGTTTTGAAAATCATCACTTTCACCAAGAATAACCAGTTTCAGGCGCTGCTGCAGTATGCCGACCCTGTGAGCGCCCAGCATGCCAAGCTG TCGCTGGACGGCCAGAACATCTACAACGCCTGCTGCACGCTCCGCATCGACTTCTCCAAGCTCACCAGCCTCAACGTCAAGTACAACAACGACAAGAGTCGTGACTACACGCGCCCAGACCTGCCCTCTGGCGACAGCCAGCCCTCGCTGGACCAGACCATGGCTGCTGCCTTCG GTGCACCTGGTATAATGTCAGCCTCTCCGTATGCAGGAGCTGGTTTCCCTCCCACCTTTGCAATTCCTCAAGCTGCAG gcCTCTCCGTTCCTAACGTGCACGGGGCCCTGGCTCCTCTAGCCATCCCGtcggcggcagcggcggcagcagcggcagGCCGGATCGCCATCCCGGGCCTGGCAGGGGCAGGAAATTCTGTCCTCCTGGTCAGCAACCTCAACCCCGAG AGAGTCACACCCCAAAGCCTCTTTATTCTTTTCG GCGTGTACGGCGACGTGCAGCGGGTGAAGATCTTGTTCAATAAGAAGGAGAACGCCCTGGTGCAGATGGCCGACGGGAGCCAGGCTCAGCTGG ccatGAGCCACCTGAACGGGCACAAGCTGCACGGGAAGCCGGTGCGCATTACGCTGTCCAAGCACCAGAACGTGCAGCTGCCCCGCGAGGGCCAGGAGGACCAGGGCCTCACCAAGGACTACGGCAATTCACCCCTGCACCGCTTCAAGAAGCCGGGCTCCAAGAACTTCCAGAACATCTTTCCACCCTCGGCCACCCTGCACCTGTCCAACATCCC GCCCTCTGTGTCCGAGGATGACCTCAAGATCCTCTTCTCCAGCAATGGCGGGATCGTCAAGGGCTTCAAGTTCTTCCA gaaGGACCGCAAGATGGCCCTGATCCAGATGGGTTCGGTGGAGGAGGCCATCCAGGCGCTCATCGACCTGCACAACCACGACCTGGGCGAGAACCACCACCTGCGGGTCTCCTTCTCCAAGTCCACCATCTAG
- the PTBP1 gene encoding polypyrimidine tract-binding protein 1 isoform X3 — protein sequence MSSNSASAANGNDSKKFKGDNRSAGVPSRVIHIRKLPGDVTEGEVISLGLPFGKVTNLLMLKGKNQAFIEMNTEEAANTMVNYYTSVTPVLRGQPIYIQFSNHKELKTDSSPNQARAQAALQAVNSVQSGNLALAASAAAVDAGMAMAGQSPVLRIIVENLFYPVTLDVLHQIFSKFGTVLKIITFTKNNQFQALLQYADPVSAQHAKLSLDGQNIYNACCTLRIDFSKLTSLNVKYNNDKSRDYTRPDLPSGDSQPSLDQTMAAAFGAPGIMSASPYAGAGFPPTFAIPQAAGLSVPNVHGALAPLAIPSAAAAAAAAGRIAIPGLAGAGNSVLLVSNLNPERVTPQSLFILFGVYGDVQRVKILFNKKENALVQMADGSQAQLAMSHLNGHKLHGKPVRITLSKHQNVQLPREGQEDQGLTKDYGNSPLHRFKKPGSKNFQNIFPPSATLHLSNIPPSVSEDDLKILFSSNGGIVKGFKFFQKDRKMALIQMGSVEEAIQALIDLHNHDLGENHHLRVSFSKSTI from the exons ATGAGCAGCAACTCGGCCTCTGCAG CAAATGGGAACGACAGCAAGAAATTCAAGGGTGACAACAGAAGTGCAGGTGTGCCCTCCAGAGTGATCCACATCCGGAAGCTCCCTGGGGACGTCACGGAGGGCGAGGTCATTTCCCTGGGACTGCCCTTCGGGAAGGTCACCAACCTCCtgatgctgaaaggaaaaaatcag GCCTTCATCGAGATGAACACAGAGGAGGCCGCCAACACCATGGTGAACTATTACACCTCCGTGACGCCTGTGCTGCGAGGCCAGCCCATCTACATCCAGTTCTCTAACCACAAGGAGCTCAAGACGGACAGCTCGCCCAACCAGGCA cgAGCCCAGGCAGCGCTACAGGCCGTGAACTCCGTGCAGTCAGGAAACCTGGCCCTGGCTGCCTCGGCTGCCGCGGTGGATGCTGGGATGGCCATGGCTGGCCAGAGCCCGGTGCTCCGGATCATCGTGGAGAACCTCTTCTACCCAGTGACTTTGGACGTGCTCCACCAG ATCTTCTCCAAGTTTGGCACCGTTTTGAAAATCATCACTTTCACCAAGAATAACCAGTTTCAGGCGCTGCTGCAGTATGCCGACCCTGTGAGCGCCCAGCATGCCAAGCTG TCGCTGGACGGCCAGAACATCTACAACGCCTGCTGCACGCTCCGCATCGACTTCTCCAAGCTCACCAGCCTCAACGTCAAGTACAACAACGACAAGAGTCGTGACTACACGCGCCCAGACCTGCCCTCTGGCGACAGCCAGCCCTCGCTGGACCAGACCATGGCTGCTGCCTTCG GTGCACCTGGTATAATGTCAGCCTCTCCGTATGCAGGAGCTGGTTTCCCTCCCACCTTTGCAATTCCTCAAGCTGCAG gcCTCTCCGTTCCTAACGTGCACGGGGCCCTGGCTCCTCTAGCCATCCCGtcggcggcagcggcggcagcagcggcagGCCGGATCGCCATCCCGGGCCTGGCAGGGGCAGGAAATTCTGTCCTCCTGGTCAGCAACCTCAACCCCGAG AGAGTCACACCCCAAAGCCTCTTTATTCTTTTCG GCGTGTACGGCGACGTGCAGCGGGTGAAGATCTTGTTCAATAAGAAGGAGAACGCCCTGGTGCAGATGGCCGACGGGAGCCAGGCTCAGCTGG ccatGAGCCACCTGAACGGGCACAAGCTGCACGGGAAGCCGGTGCGCATTACGCTGTCCAAGCACCAGAACGTGCAGCTGCCCCGCGAGGGCCAGGAGGACCAGGGCCTCACCAAGGACTACGGCAATTCACCCCTGCACCGCTTCAAGAAGCCGGGCTCCAAGAACTTCCAGAACATCTTTCCACCCTCGGCCACCCTGCACCTGTCCAACATCCC GCCCTCTGTGTCCGAGGATGACCTCAAGATCCTCTTCTCCAGCAATGGCGGGATCGTCAAGGGCTTCAAGTTCTTCCA gaaGGACCGCAAGATGGCCCTGATCCAGATGGGTTCGGTGGAGGAGGCCATCCAGGCGCTCATCGACCTGCACAACCACGACCTGGGCGAGAACCACCACCTGCGGGTCTCCTTCTCCAAGTCCACCATCTAG